The Algoriphagus sanaruensis genome window below encodes:
- a CDS encoding DUF2911 domain-containing protein, which yields MKKSFTLSTLMLLFSLLFSCQNKSSETAESESTVETETTASEEEQRPSPLEVKDGSIGSKTIKVQYGSPAVKGRAIWGDLVPYNVVWRTGANEATFIDIPQDITVEGQNLAAGKYSLFTIPKENGTWTVIFNSDWNLEHGHFQYDEKNDVLRVEVSPTWEETSSERLSIDIESPGLVIRWEKLKLPISIQ from the coding sequence ATGAAGAAATCATTTACACTCAGCACGTTGATGCTTTTGTTTTCCCTTCTTTTTTCCTGCCAAAATAAAAGTTCAGAAACAGCGGAATCAGAAAGTACGGTAGAAACAGAAACTACGGCATCTGAAGAAGAACAAAGACCGAGTCCACTTGAGGTTAAGGACGGATCTATTGGTTCCAAAACCATCAAAGTGCAATACGGTTCTCCTGCAGTAAAAGGTCGTGCCATTTGGGGAGACTTAGTTCCTTATAATGTGGTCTGGAGAACAGGCGCAAACGAGGCGACGTTCATTGACATTCCTCAGGATATCACTGTCGAAGGTCAAAATCTTGCCGCTGGAAAGTATTCTCTATTCACTATTCCAAAAGAAAATGGAACCTGGACAGTAATTTTTAACTCCGATTGGAATCTTGAGCATGGTCATTTTCAGTATGATGAGAAAAATGATGTGCTACGAGTGGAGGTTTCACCAACTTGGGAAGAAACTTCCTCGGAACGCCTTTCGATCGATATTGAATCCCCTGGCCTTGTAATCCGTTGGGAGAAACTGAAATTACCGATAAGTATTCAATAA
- a CDS encoding SLBB domain-containing protein codes for MLRQIFTVALVVLGVQFSLHAQNLSNLRDLKVDNLSDAQLEQLVKRAEASGLNQSQLEALAREQGLSSIELGKLRARLNGFRPASQNSSLNSFNGKGRRGELFEIGQSFDSLSLSDPYYDLTPFQKKIFGFKVFHNRNLDFNPSLNIPTPSNYVIGAGDQLLLDVYGASQQSFDLTVSPEGRIFIPNVGPVQVGGNTIEAAIARLKNSLGRIYSGLLGGNPNTFLQVRLGNIRSIKVAMVGELANPGTYTLPSFASVFNGLYAAGGPNENGAFRNIQVYRNNRLVATVDVYEVLINGNQNSNITLQDNDVVIVPPVQTRVEVIGPVRREGLFEVKQGESVNDLLKFSGGFSAQAYAKRITIRRFDENSKKVLDVPEESFGRFDLKDGDEIIIGEILDRFSNRVQISGAVVREGEFALEDGLTIKSLLEKAEGLKPEAFATRATLYRTNTDLTLAAESIDLAGIISGELPDVRLQNEDLLFVPSRYDIQEEFFVKISGDVNLPGTYPFASNMTVGDLILRSGGLLQSASNSSIEIARRSRDASSGKIAEILTLTVNSDLSLSEDEINVSLKPFDHIFIRRSPGFEREQLVSVTGEVVFPGEFAISNANERISDVIKRAGGVNQFAYPKGASLIRRTVYFKTKTDDEIKAEILKEIRTKLNPEKNRPGNQAEQLLFERLDEKITEAERIRIENEQRLAEERLNQNLLLDSAYLDSAVTRSRFKEQDLVGIDLEAILKNPGGPEDLFLQEGDIIQIPKELQTVRIVGEVLLPTTSRYIKTQGLKAYISRAGGFSEKARRSKSYVVYANGDAKRTHSVFGIKFYPTIEPGAEIVVPEKPQRERMSAAGWIGIASSLATLGILIERLVQ; via the coding sequence ATACTTAGACAGATTTTCACCGTTGCATTGGTAGTGTTGGGAGTTCAGTTTTCCCTTCATGCTCAGAATCTTTCAAATCTTAGAGACCTAAAGGTTGACAATCTTTCAGATGCGCAACTCGAACAGTTAGTGAAACGAGCTGAGGCAAGTGGGCTTAATCAGTCTCAACTTGAAGCTTTGGCTAGGGAGCAAGGGTTGTCTTCCATAGAACTCGGAAAGTTGAGGGCCAGATTAAATGGGTTTAGACCAGCTTCGCAAAATTCCTCCTTAAATTCATTTAATGGAAAAGGTCGGAGAGGTGAATTATTTGAAATTGGTCAATCTTTCGATTCACTTAGCCTTTCTGATCCGTATTATGATTTGACACCATTCCAAAAGAAAATTTTTGGGTTTAAGGTTTTTCATAATCGCAATTTGGACTTCAATCCAAGCTTAAATATTCCAACTCCTAGTAATTATGTGATTGGCGCAGGGGATCAACTTTTATTGGATGTGTACGGGGCTTCACAGCAATCATTTGATTTAACGGTAAGTCCAGAAGGCCGCATTTTTATCCCCAATGTGGGTCCGGTCCAAGTTGGAGGAAATACCATAGAGGCAGCAATTGCTAGATTAAAAAACTCATTAGGACGAATTTACTCCGGTTTGTTAGGTGGAAATCCAAATACCTTTCTGCAAGTTAGATTGGGGAATATTCGTTCTATCAAAGTGGCCATGGTTGGTGAACTTGCAAATCCCGGTACCTATACCTTGCCTTCCTTCGCCTCAGTTTTCAATGGGCTATATGCAGCAGGTGGTCCTAATGAAAATGGTGCTTTTCGGAACATTCAAGTCTATCGAAACAATCGCCTTGTTGCTACAGTAGACGTATATGAAGTTTTGATCAATGGAAATCAAAATTCTAATATCACGCTTCAGGACAACGACGTGGTCATTGTACCCCCTGTCCAGACTCGAGTTGAAGTAATTGGTCCTGTGAGAAGAGAGGGGTTGTTTGAAGTAAAGCAAGGTGAATCAGTGAATGACCTGCTGAAATTTTCTGGTGGATTTTCTGCTCAAGCATATGCCAAACGTATTACCATCCGTCGATTCGATGAGAATTCAAAAAAAGTATTGGATGTCCCAGAGGAATCTTTTGGCCGATTTGATTTGAAAGATGGAGATGAGATAATTATTGGAGAAATTCTGGATCGATTCTCGAATAGAGTTCAAATTTCTGGAGCTGTGGTTAGAGAGGGAGAATTTGCACTAGAGGATGGGTTAACTATTAAGTCTCTATTGGAAAAAGCTGAGGGATTAAAGCCTGAGGCATTTGCCACTAGGGCTACTTTATATCGAACAAATACAGATCTTACCTTGGCAGCGGAATCGATAGATTTGGCTGGAATCATTTCTGGAGAATTGCCAGATGTTCGATTACAAAACGAAGATCTACTCTTTGTTCCAAGCCGATATGACATTCAAGAGGAGTTTTTTGTGAAGATTTCGGGGGATGTCAATTTGCCGGGTACCTATCCTTTTGCTTCAAATATGACAGTAGGGGACTTGATCCTTCGTTCGGGGGGATTGCTTCAATCTGCTTCAAATTCCTCCATCGAAATAGCCAGAAGATCAAGGGATGCTAGCTCAGGTAAGATTGCTGAAATATTGACCCTTACTGTGAATTCGGATTTGAGCCTTTCAGAAGATGAAATAAATGTTTCTTTGAAGCCTTTTGACCATATCTTCATTCGAAGAAGTCCGGGATTCGAAAGAGAACAACTGGTATCAGTCACAGGTGAGGTAGTATTCCCTGGGGAGTTTGCCATTTCCAATGCCAATGAGAGGATCTCAGATGTTATTAAAAGAGCTGGTGGTGTGAATCAATTTGCATATCCAAAGGGGGCAAGTTTGATAAGAAGAACGGTCTATTTTAAGACAAAAACTGATGATGAAATCAAGGCTGAAATCTTAAAGGAGATTCGGACCAAGCTAAATCCCGAAAAAAATCGACCAGGAAATCAGGCTGAGCAACTTTTATTTGAGCGTTTGGATGAAAAAATCACAGAAGCTGAACGCATTCGGATAGAAAATGAACAACGACTAGCTGAGGAAAGATTAAATCAAAATTTACTATTGGATTCGGCGTATTTAGATTCAGCTGTAACTCGCTCTCGGTTCAAAGAGCAGGATCTGGTAGGAATTGACCTTGAAGCAATTTTAAAAAATCCGGGTGGACCTGAAGACCTATTCTTACAAGAAGGCGACATTATCCAAATTCCAAAAGAACTTCAAACGGTGCGAATCGTAGGAGAAGTACTCTTACCAACCACTTCCCGATATATCAAAACTCAGGGTTTGAAAGCTTACATTTCTCGTGCTGGAGGTTTCAGTGAAAAAGCCAGAAGAAGTAAATCCTATGTGGTTTATGCCAATGGTGATGCCAAAAGAACTCATTCAGTTTTTGGAATTAAATTCTATCCTACAATTGAACCCGGAGCTGAAATAGTAGTTCCTGAAAAACCTCAACGGGAACGCATGAGTGCTGCTGGTTGGATAGGAATTGCTTCCAGCTTGGCTACTCTGGGGATATTAATTGAAAGACTTGTACAATAA
- a CDS encoding efflux RND transporter permease subunit has product MSHRSYSFLTLGLGLGLTLLLLIFRPSVSFNYDFEHFFPQDDEDLGFYQEVYEKSFGSDNDYLLLAIGNPNGDLFDLNFLSQADRLAESLGSLSGVDTLISVFDLELPLVSTFGIQYYPVLDWTTGERLIRSKERLSQFYGSLIAKDGSSFLFLVQNNPDLSKEEGDDLYDEIRKICLKAGIHPLAVAGKIQTQGDFVDLMQQEFGLFLGCSLALMLLLLIFIYRKAWGIIVPIVVLLIGILWSFGLILMAGKSLDIMSVMQPTIFLIVGLSALIHYFTFLIKSLKEGYSKAEAIQLTFRELNLPVGLTIFTTSLGFLSLYFTSIPALKSFGLWTGLGVIVMYLALVVLTPGLLYLFSISSPRNAVISKTDLQLRIGFQEIIQHRKPIAFSFLILSLAGIFLGSKVQINGFLLDNLPLNHPIQQDFAYFDQHFGGSNPLELYLEKGTSATNLLDFKVLLEIEKVEKKLSELIGGGDFVSPLGFVKILNQAQNQGNPKGFRTPSQGQYLRMRSYFTSALDFQQPKVLSEDLQSGRISGRAPDFGSLKMGEIRQEFLAFVAKEINPNLLKVRWSGTAYLIDRGHESVSIQMIKGLGLAFVLVGLIAGVLFKSWKMALVLLIPNVIPLVWMFGLMWIMGIELKLTTAILFTVAFGIAVDDTIHFMSKLHLELRKGKSFHYAVKRTFMEAGKAMILTTVCLVSGFGLLIFSQFGVTHFTGLLISCSLIFALLADLLLLPVLLFPLGRYLGKIKAPSHPNEK; this is encoded by the coding sequence ATGTCCCACCGGTCCTATTCATTTTTGACACTTGGTTTAGGGCTAGGTTTGACCCTGTTACTTCTGATTTTTAGGCCTTCAGTAAGTTTCAATTATGATTTCGAACATTTTTTTCCGCAGGATGATGAGGATTTGGGTTTTTACCAAGAGGTTTATGAAAAGTCCTTTGGTAGCGATAATGACTATCTTTTGCTGGCTATAGGTAACCCAAACGGGGATTTATTCGACTTGAATTTTCTTTCTCAGGCAGACCGACTTGCTGAGTCCCTTGGATCTTTAAGTGGAGTCGATACCCTCATTTCAGTTTTTGACTTGGAGCTTCCTCTTGTTTCTACTTTTGGAATTCAATATTACCCTGTTCTTGATTGGACAACTGGAGAAAGACTGATTAGATCTAAAGAAAGGCTATCACAATTCTATGGTTCTTTGATTGCTAAAGATGGAAGTAGTTTTCTTTTTTTGGTTCAAAATAATCCTGATTTAAGCAAGGAAGAGGGAGACGACCTTTATGATGAAATTAGGAAGATCTGTTTAAAAGCAGGAATCCATCCTTTGGCTGTTGCTGGGAAAATACAAACTCAAGGAGATTTTGTGGATTTGATGCAACAGGAATTTGGACTGTTTTTGGGTTGTTCACTGGCTCTGATGCTCCTTTTGCTGATTTTTATTTACAGAAAAGCTTGGGGGATTATCGTTCCAATAGTGGTTTTGTTAATCGGGATTTTATGGTCTTTTGGCTTGATTTTAATGGCCGGCAAATCCTTAGATATCATGTCGGTCATGCAGCCAACTATTTTTCTGATTGTGGGATTAAGTGCTCTTATTCATTATTTCACTTTTCTAATCAAGTCCTTAAAAGAAGGATATTCTAAAGCCGAGGCGATTCAATTGACGTTTCGAGAATTGAATTTACCGGTAGGCTTAACCATCTTCACCACTTCCCTTGGATTTCTCTCCCTTTATTTCACTTCCATTCCGGCTTTGAAATCTTTTGGGCTCTGGACTGGATTAGGGGTTATTGTAATGTATTTGGCACTGGTGGTTTTAACTCCAGGTTTGTTGTATCTCTTTTCCATTTCTTCTCCAAGAAATGCCGTAATTTCAAAGACAGACCTTCAGTTACGGATTGGTTTTCAGGAAATTATACAACACAGAAAACCAATAGCTTTTTCTTTTTTGATTCTTTCTTTAGCAGGGATATTTCTAGGATCCAAGGTTCAAATCAATGGATTTCTCTTAGATAATCTCCCTTTAAATCATCCGATTCAACAGGATTTTGCCTATTTCGACCAACATTTTGGAGGGTCTAATCCCTTGGAGTTATATCTAGAGAAAGGAACATCAGCAACCAATTTATTGGATTTTAAAGTTCTTTTGGAAATCGAAAAAGTCGAAAAAAAGCTCAGTGAATTAATTGGGGGAGGGGATTTTGTTTCTCCCTTGGGCTTTGTGAAAATCCTCAACCAAGCACAAAATCAAGGAAATCCTAAAGGGTTTCGAACACCTTCCCAAGGACAATATTTAAGAATGCGTAGTTACTTCACTTCTGCCTTGGATTTTCAACAACCAAAAGTACTTTCAGAAGATCTTCAATCCGGACGAATCAGTGGGCGAGCGCCTGATTTTGGAAGCTTGAAAATGGGGGAAATTCGACAAGAATTTTTGGCTTTTGTAGCTAAAGAAATTAACCCAAACCTTCTCAAAGTTCGCTGGTCAGGTACTGCCTACTTGATTGATCGAGGCCATGAATCGGTATCAATTCAAATGATCAAAGGACTCGGGTTAGCTTTTGTACTAGTTGGATTAATCGCAGGTGTACTCTTTAAATCTTGGAAAATGGCTTTGGTTCTATTGATTCCCAATGTCATTCCCTTGGTTTGGATGTTTGGATTGATGTGGATAATGGGGATTGAGTTAAAGTTGACTACAGCGATTCTTTTTACAGTTGCGTTTGGGATTGCTGTGGATGATACGATTCATTTTATGTCCAAACTCCATCTGGAACTTAGGAAGGGGAAAAGCTTTCACTATGCGGTCAAACGAACATTTATGGAAGCAGGTAAAGCCATGATTTTGACCACCGTTTGTTTGGTCTCAGGATTTGGGCTATTGATTTTCAGTCAATTTGGAGTTACCCATTTTACAGGTTTGTTGATTAGTTGTTCGCTGATATTTGCCTTATTGGCAGATTTACTTTTATTACCCGTCCTTCTTTTTCCTCTTGGGCGGTATTTGGGAAAAATCAAAGCTCCATCCCATCCCAACGAAAAGTAG
- a CDS encoding penicillin acylase family protein, producing MKYFSFLIALGITIFLGIIVSKPIGQIPPLAPLLDPFHGFWQNSYSEDQMAETEMSLENLSAPVEVHYDENLIPHIFAQNDLDLYRAQGFVTAKHRLWQMEFQTRAAAGRISEIVGPVALELDRMTRRKGLAYGAELGLKFLEENDPETLAFIEAYADGVNQYIESLTLGRLPVEYKILNYRPEPWSAFKTVLLLKYMSDMLVGDRDLEYTNLRQMLGQTQLNRLFPEFPVENDPVIEAEKIWDFEPIPVSKPDSIDYPDSPVLIQPLTQPIEGTGSNNWAVSGAKTKNGYPILANDPHLSLNLPSLWFSLQLTTPEHSVKGASLPGALGVISGFNESIAWGVTNATKDARDWYKIEFQDDSRKAYRYGNEWKPTTIKVEEIKIKGEASFLDTVIYVHYGPVVYDKSFRSDRQDVNFALKWTAHEGSNEQKTFLMLNKAKNHSDYSQALNHYTAPAQNFVFASKSGDIAMRIQGKFPIKWKEQGKFFMDGSDPRMEWQGYIPNDHNPATLNPERGFVSSANQHPVDPSYPYYVFDNSYEHYRNRRLNRRLRELSDITVDDMKALQFDDYYLQAEEALPVFIQLLGDYNSSNEKGKKYLEELKEWDFYADPNQKAPSLYSVWFSETLESIWSEFGDQVTPIVRPNSYQTIELLKNHPLDSLFDLKSREGVQSADYHVRVGFDSLVHKIQSWEQSEGDYSWANFKKTTIQHLVPNFKSFSVTNVYTGGGAGILNATGPRHGASWRMVVEMGPEINAFGVYPGGQSGNPGSRFYDNMIPIWANGEYVDFKQRKIDSQDGILIKTIFN from the coding sequence ATGAAATACTTCTCGTTCTTAATTGCTTTGGGAATCACCATTTTCCTAGGGATTATAGTATCAAAACCCATCGGTCAGATACCCCCATTAGCGCCTCTTCTTGATCCATTTCATGGATTTTGGCAAAATTCATACAGTGAGGATCAAATGGCTGAAACTGAAATGTCTCTGGAAAATCTATCGGCTCCAGTGGAAGTGCATTATGATGAGAATTTGATCCCACACATTTTTGCTCAGAATGACCTCGATCTGTACCGGGCCCAAGGCTTTGTCACAGCCAAGCATCGCCTTTGGCAAATGGAATTTCAGACTCGAGCAGCAGCTGGACGAATTTCGGAAATTGTAGGTCCGGTGGCATTGGAACTAGATCGAATGACTCGGAGAAAAGGCTTGGCTTATGGAGCCGAACTCGGGCTTAAATTTTTAGAAGAAAATGATCCAGAAACCTTGGCTTTCATTGAAGCATATGCAGATGGAGTAAATCAATACATTGAATCTCTAACACTGGGAAGATTACCTGTTGAATATAAAATCCTAAACTATCGACCAGAACCATGGTCCGCTTTTAAGACTGTCTTATTATTGAAATACATGTCTGACATGTTGGTTGGGGATCGAGATTTGGAATATACCAACCTTCGTCAGATGTTGGGACAGACTCAGCTGAATAGGCTCTTTCCTGAATTTCCTGTTGAAAATGATCCTGTAATTGAAGCTGAAAAAATATGGGATTTTGAACCTATCCCAGTTTCAAAACCTGATAGTATTGATTATCCTGATTCTCCTGTTTTGATCCAGCCATTGACTCAGCCCATTGAGGGAACAGGCTCAAATAACTGGGCAGTAAGTGGAGCTAAAACGAAAAACGGTTATCCCATTCTTGCCAATGATCCCCATCTTAGTTTAAATCTTCCTTCCTTGTGGTTTAGTCTTCAATTGACTACTCCAGAGCATTCGGTTAAAGGCGCCTCACTTCCAGGAGCTCTGGGAGTCATTTCAGGGTTCAATGAATCTATTGCTTGGGGAGTGACGAACGCTACCAAAGATGCCAGAGATTGGTACAAAATAGAATTTCAAGATGATTCCAGAAAAGCGTATCGCTACGGGAATGAATGGAAGCCGACGACAATAAAAGTCGAAGAAATCAAAATCAAGGGAGAGGCAAGTTTTTTGGATACCGTAATTTATGTCCATTATGGCCCAGTCGTTTATGACAAAAGTTTCAGATCAGATCGTCAGGATGTTAATTTTGCTCTTAAATGGACTGCACATGAAGGTTCCAATGAACAAAAGACATTTTTGATGCTGAATAAGGCGAAGAATCATTCTGATTACAGCCAAGCCTTGAATCATTATACTGCTCCTGCTCAAAACTTCGTTTTTGCTTCTAAATCCGGCGACATTGCCATGCGAATCCAAGGCAAATTTCCAATTAAATGGAAGGAGCAAGGTAAATTTTTCATGGATGGATCTGATCCAAGAATGGAATGGCAAGGCTACATTCCCAACGATCACAATCCTGCGACATTAAATCCTGAAAGAGGTTTTGTTTCCTCAGCCAATCAGCATCCAGTCGATCCTTCGTATCCATATTATGTATTTGATAATTCTTATGAACACTACAGAAATCGTAGGCTGAATCGAAGACTTCGAGAGTTGAGTGATATAACCGTGGATGACATGAAAGCCTTGCAGTTTGACGATTACTATCTGCAAGCCGAGGAAGCTTTGCCTGTATTTATCCAACTTTTGGGTGATTACAATTCTTCAAATGAGAAAGGGAAAAAGTATTTGGAAGAATTGAAGGAATGGGACTTTTATGCAGATCCTAACCAAAAAGCCCCAAGTCTATATTCAGTTTGGTTTTCTGAGACCTTAGAAAGTATATGGAGCGAATTTGGGGATCAAGTGACGCCAATTGTTCGGCCAAATAGCTATCAAACTATCGAGCTTCTTAAGAATCATCCCCTAGATTCATTATTTGATTTAAAATCCAGAGAAGGGGTTCAGTCAGCTGATTACCATGTGAGAGTTGGGTTTGACTCATTAGTTCATAAAATTCAATCCTGGGAACAATCAGAAGGTGACTACTCTTGGGCAAACTTTAAGAAAACCACTATTCAGCATCTTGTTCCAAATTTCAAATCATTTTCGGTAACCAATGTGTATACCGGTGGAGGGGCCGGGATCCTAAATGCGACAGGTCCTCGTCACGGTGCGAGCTGGAGAATGGTAGTGGAAATGGGACCTGAAATCAATGCATTTGGTGTCTATCCAGGGGGGCAATCTGGGAATCCAGGAAGCAGGTTTTATGATAATATGATTCCCATCTGGGCAAATGGAGAATATGTGGATTTCAAACAACGGAAAATCGATAGCCAAGACGGAATTTTGATTAAAACGATATTTAACTGA
- a CDS encoding DeoR family transcriptional regulator: MLESLITSKTRLRLLIKFFVNAQNHSHLRGLADEFGESTNSIRKELNNLTQAGILVRHSDKNKIEYQANVKHPFFTNIRDIIRKYLGLDMLLEQILDRMGQVEQVILTGDIARGSDTGQIDVVVTGSVLNDGYITHLSKKIEDLIDRRVILTLSDHRISSGEGLVLFDKQAGI; encoded by the coding sequence ATGCTTGAATCACTAATTACCTCTAAAACGAGATTAAGACTTTTAATCAAGTTTTTTGTGAATGCGCAAAACCATAGCCATCTGAGAGGATTGGCTGATGAGTTTGGAGAATCCACTAATTCTATTCGTAAGGAATTAAATAACCTCACCCAAGCAGGGATTTTGGTAAGACATTCTGATAAAAACAAAATCGAATATCAGGCAAATGTGAAGCACCCTTTTTTCACCAACATTCGAGATATCATCCGGAAATATCTGGGATTGGATATGCTTCTGGAACAAATTTTAGACCGGATGGGACAGGTGGAGCAGGTAATTTTAACAGGAGATATTGCACGAGGAAGTGATACTGGCCAAATCGATGTGGTGGTAACTGGCTCGGTATTAAACGACGGATATATCACCCATTTATCCAAAAAAATAGAAGATTTGATAGATCGAAGGGTAATCCTGACTCTTTCTGACCATCGTATTTCCTCAGGTGAAGGTCTTGTGCTTTTTGATAAGCAGGCGGGAATCTGA
- a CDS encoding endonuclease/exonuclease/phosphatase family protein codes for MKLIAGITFFLSLCLFGSVYISPEIFPYAGLLPFLIPAVIIVNIFLLGVLLLAWRRAALFPLIALLIGYKFLSITFQFNPKTTENEGLKVLTYNAHLFDYKRKTTGSFDTNVFSWLSDHPADIKVFQEFYQDPTSAGRNAIRILSQEGKNDYFYHVVDGKPQKRSYGMAIFSKYPIINKGVVFDTRHSNGAIFADITVGNDTLRIYNVHLQSMAIPAESLDNYEEVKEVYRQTLGKLHRGSLARAQQLSILFEHLSNSPHRVIFMGDLNELPYSYAYFKLSEKLKNAFEVAGRGFGFTYNRVLFFLRIDHIFSTPSLIPTQFNTHREVDYSDHYPVSATFRWDGMEL; via the coding sequence ATGAAACTAATCGCTGGAATTACATTTTTTCTTTCACTTTGCCTTTTTGGAAGTGTCTATATATCGCCAGAGATTTTTCCCTACGCGGGGCTTCTTCCATTTTTGATTCCTGCAGTGATTATTGTTAACATTTTTCTCTTGGGAGTTTTGCTTTTAGCTTGGCGAAGAGCGGCACTTTTTCCCTTAATTGCTCTGTTGATCGGTTATAAATTTTTGAGCATAACCTTTCAATTCAATCCAAAAACTACTGAAAATGAAGGGCTGAAAGTATTGACTTACAATGCCCACTTATTTGACTACAAACGAAAGACCACAGGATCTTTTGACACCAATGTTTTCTCTTGGCTTTCAGATCATCCAGCGGATATCAAAGTTTTTCAAGAGTTTTATCAAGACCCTACTTCTGCGGGTAGAAACGCAATCCGAATTCTTTCCCAAGAAGGAAAAAATGACTACTTCTATCATGTAGTGGATGGGAAGCCTCAAAAGAGATCTTACGGAATGGCCATTTTTTCAAAATACCCTATCATCAATAAAGGAGTGGTTTTTGACACCAGGCATAGTAATGGGGCAATTTTTGCAGACATTACAGTAGGAAATGATACGCTGAGAATCTACAATGTCCACCTTCAATCGATGGCCATACCTGCCGAATCCTTGGATAATTACGAGGAGGTCAAAGAAGTCTACAGACAAACTTTGGGAAAACTTCATCGGGGAAGTTTAGCTCGAGCACAACAGCTTTCTATCCTATTTGAGCATCTCAGCAATAGCCCTCATCGAGTTATTTTTATGGGGGATTTAAATGAATTGCCGTATTCCTATGCCTATTTTAAGTTGAGTGAGAAACTCAAAAATGCCTTTGAAGTAGCCGGAAGAGGATTTGGATTTACCTACAATCGAGTCCTATTCTTTCTCAGAATCGACCATATTTTTTCAACCCCAAGCCTAATTCCCACTCAATTTAACACTCACCGAGAGGTGGATTATTCAGACCATTACCCTGTTTCAGCTACTTTTCGTTGGGATGGGATGGAGCTTTGA